The following coding sequences lie in one Cupriavidus sp. WKF15 genomic window:
- a CDS encoding ferritin-like domain-containing protein: MPTPDRRLVQPADVAIVTLPDERRRGLLKVPGLFALGSLAVLSLGESMPAWAQTQSGSTKDDINILNVALGLEYQAIAAYQVGAESGLLQKPVLDTAVKFQTHHKAHAQVLAGTVSKLGGSPVMAKKPSEYAFPTGQLKTQADVLRFAAGLEKGATAAYLGVLPNFYNRDLTKAAGSILGDEAMHWAVLLHALGEDPVPGAFVG, encoded by the coding sequence ATGCCCACGCCAGACCGCCGGCTGGTCCAACCCGCGGACGTTGCCATCGTTACCTTGCCCGACGAGCGCCGGCGCGGCCTGCTCAAGGTGCCGGGCCTGTTCGCGCTCGGCTCGCTGGCCGTGCTGAGCCTGGGCGAGTCGATGCCGGCCTGGGCCCAGACACAGTCGGGCAGCACGAAGGACGACATCAATATCCTCAACGTCGCGCTCGGACTGGAGTACCAGGCCATCGCGGCCTACCAGGTCGGGGCGGAAAGCGGGCTGCTGCAGAAGCCCGTGCTCGATACGGCGGTGAAGTTCCAGACCCACCACAAGGCCCATGCGCAGGTGCTGGCCGGCACGGTATCGAAGCTCGGAGGGTCGCCGGTGATGGCGAAGAAGCCGTCGGAGTATGCATTTCCGACCGGACAGCTCAAGACGCAGGCGGACGTGCTGCGCTTCGCGGCGGGGCTGGAGAAGGGCGCCACCGCGGCTTATCTCGGCGTGCTGCCGAATTTCTACAACCGTGACCTGACCAAGGCAGCGGGCAGCATCCTCGGCGACGAGGCCATGCATTGGGCGGTGCTGCTGCATGCGCTGGGGGAAGACCCGGTGCCGGGCGCGTTTGTGGGCTGA
- a CDS encoding sigma-70 family RNA polymerase sigma factor, with amino-acid sequence MSASPEPSFAPPADNDQLAAWLQAVALGDRQALRALYEQTSAKLFGLALRITGRRDWAEDVVQESFVSIWHHAVDYRPHLAAPMTWMTTIVRNRALDCLRRAAAARLPQTVELDDELGEWLADDAAGPAELALASQQARALNRCLQRLEQAQRQAIVLAYLHDLSHAELAQRLRTPLGTVKSWIRRGLEHLRTCLEGAP; translated from the coding sequence GTGTCTGCTTCCCCGGAACCGTCCTTTGCCCCGCCGGCCGACAACGACCAGCTTGCGGCGTGGCTGCAGGCGGTGGCGCTCGGCGACCGCCAGGCGCTGCGCGCGCTCTACGAGCAGACTTCGGCGAAACTGTTCGGCCTTGCGCTGCGTATCACTGGCAGGCGTGACTGGGCGGAGGATGTCGTGCAGGAAAGCTTTGTCAGCATCTGGCACCACGCCGTCGACTACCGGCCGCACCTGGCCGCGCCGATGACCTGGATGACCACCATTGTTCGCAACCGCGCGCTGGACTGCCTGCGCCGCGCGGCCGCCGCGCGCCTGCCGCAGACGGTGGAACTCGACGATGAACTGGGAGAATGGCTGGCCGACGATGCCGCGGGCCCAGCCGAACTCGCGCTGGCGAGCCAGCAGGCGCGCGCACTGAACCGCTGCCTGCAGCGCCTGGAGCAGGCGCAACGCCAGGCCATCGTGCTGGCCTACCTGCATGACCTGAGTCACGCCGAACTGGCGCAGCGGCTGCGCACGCCGCTTGGGACCGTCAAGTCCTGGATCCGCCGCGGCCTGGAGCACCTGCGCACCTGCCTGGAGGGCGCGCCATGA
- a CDS encoding anti-sigma factor — protein MRLTRHPDLLDRMAAQYALGVLRGGARRRMEQLAREEPAVRAAIGHWQVRLSGMAELQPAAGPVEAVWCGIEQRLGWKPAPSSAAPGPSWWQKLWSAPAFWRGAAAAMATVAVLAVGIGWLMTQRQPGETTVIAVLNNAQSRPALLVSWDAGAQQLLVRRLDDMTLPGQQVLQLWALPEGGKPRSLGVIGRGQTARLALTQIPAAVPALAVSVEPPGGSPNPDGPSGPVVFKGPLIHSPL, from the coding sequence ATGAGGCTGACCCGGCACCCCGACCTGCTTGACCGCATGGCGGCCCAGTACGCGCTGGGCGTGTTGCGCGGCGGCGCCCGGCGCCGCATGGAGCAGCTCGCGCGCGAGGAACCGGCGGTGCGCGCGGCGATCGGCCACTGGCAGGTCAGGCTGTCCGGCATGGCCGAGCTGCAGCCCGCCGCCGGGCCGGTGGAGGCGGTCTGGTGCGGTATCGAGCAGCGGCTCGGCTGGAAGCCCGCGCCTTCGTCCGCGGCGCCGGGACCGTCGTGGTGGCAGAAGCTGTGGTCGGCGCCGGCATTCTGGCGCGGCGCCGCGGCCGCCATGGCCACCGTCGCCGTGCTGGCCGTCGGCATCGGCTGGCTGATGACACAACGACAGCCTGGCGAGACCACGGTCATCGCGGTGCTTAACAATGCACAATCCCGGCCGGCGCTGCTGGTGTCCTGGGATGCCGGCGCGCAGCAGTTGCTGGTACGCAGGCTTGACGACATGACGTTGCCCGGGCAGCAGGTGCTTCAGTTATGGGCGCTGCCGGAAGGTGGCAAGCCCCGCTCGCTGGGCGTGATCGGCCGCGGGCAGACGGCGCGGCTCGCACTGACGCAGATCCCCGCTGCCGTCCCGGCCCTTGCGGTCAGCGTGGAGCCGCCGGGCGGATCGCCCAACCCGGACGGGCCGAGCGGCCCCGTGGTATTCAAGGGACCGTTGATCCACTCCCCGCTCTGA
- the argH gene encoding argininosuccinate lyase gives MTTSQLAKKGEAWSARFSEPMSDLVKRYTASVFFDKRLALFDIQGSLAHAAMLAKQGIIAEADRAEIERGMAQIKGEIEAGGFEWKLDLEDVHLNIEARLTALVGDAGKRLHTGRSRNDQVATDIRLWLRSEIDNIIALLGALRVSLLDLADQNAHTILPGFTHLQVAQPVTFGHHLLAYVEMFTRDAERMADCRKRVNRLPLGAAALAGTSYPIDREFVAQQLGFDGVCRNSLDAVSDRDFAIEFCAAAALVMTHVSRFSEELVLWMSPRVGFIDIADRFCTGSSIMPQKKNPDVPELARGKTGRVNGHLIGLLTLMKGQPLAYNKDNQEDKEPLFDTVDTVVDTLRIFADMVPGITVKPEAMRAAALQGYATATDLADYLVKKGLPFRDAHEAVAHAVRACDSRQCDLADLSVAELREVSGLGDKAALIGDDVHGVLTLEGSVAARNHIGGTAPDQVRAAIAAARAAL, from the coding sequence ATGACGACCTCCCAACTTGCCAAGAAAGGCGAAGCCTGGTCCGCCCGCTTCTCCGAACCGATGTCCGACCTGGTGAAGCGCTACACCGCCTCGGTGTTCTTCGACAAGCGCCTGGCCCTGTTCGACATCCAGGGTTCGCTGGCCCATGCGGCCATGCTGGCAAAGCAGGGCATCATCGCCGAAGCCGACCGCGCCGAGATCGAGCGCGGCATGGCGCAGATCAAGGGCGAAATCGAGGCCGGCGGCTTCGAGTGGAAGCTGGACCTGGAAGACGTCCACCTGAATATCGAGGCGCGCCTGACCGCGCTGGTGGGCGACGCCGGCAAGCGACTGCATACCGGCCGTTCGCGCAACGACCAGGTCGCGACCGACATCCGCCTGTGGCTGCGCAGCGAGATCGACAACATCATCGCCCTGCTCGGCGCGCTGCGCGTCTCGCTGCTGGACCTGGCCGACCAGAACGCCCACACCATCCTGCCGGGCTTCACGCACCTGCAGGTGGCGCAGCCGGTCACGTTCGGCCACCACCTGCTGGCCTACGTGGAAATGTTCACGCGCGACGCCGAGCGCATGGCCGATTGCCGCAAGCGCGTCAACCGCCTGCCGCTGGGCGCCGCCGCGCTGGCCGGCACGAGCTATCCGATCGACCGCGAATTCGTTGCGCAACAGCTCGGCTTCGACGGCGTGTGCCGCAACTCGCTGGACGCCGTCTCGGACCGCGACTTCGCCATCGAATTCTGCGCCGCCGCCGCGCTGGTGATGACCCACGTGTCACGCTTCTCTGAAGAGCTGGTGCTGTGGATGAGCCCGCGGGTCGGCTTCATCGACATCGCCGACCGCTTCTGCACCGGCAGCTCGATCATGCCGCAGAAGAAGAACCCCGACGTGCCCGAACTGGCGCGTGGCAAGACCGGCCGCGTCAACGGCCACCTGATCGGCCTGCTGACGCTGATGAAGGGCCAGCCGCTCGCGTACAACAAGGACAACCAGGAAGACAAGGAACCGCTGTTCGATACGGTCGATACCGTGGTCGACACGCTGCGCATCTTCGCCGACATGGTGCCGGGCATCACCGTCAAGCCGGAGGCGATGCGCGCCGCCGCGCTGCAGGGCTACGCTACCGCCACCGACCTGGCCGACTACCTGGTCAAGAAGGGCCTGCCGTTCCGCGACGCGCACGAAGCCGTGGCCCATGCCGTGCGCGCCTGCGACAGCCGCCAGTGCGACCTGGCCGACCTGAGCGTGGCCGAGCTGCGCGAGGTGTCTGGCCTGGGCGACAAGGCCGCGCTGATCGGTGACGACGTGCATGGCGTGCTGACGCTCGAAGGCTCGGTCGCCGCGCGCAACCACATCGGCGGCACCGCACCGGACCAGGTGCGCGCCGCCATCGCCGCCGCACGCGCCGCGCTGTAA
- a CDS encoding TRAP transporter small permease subunit has product MNYLLGLSRQIDRLNQHTGRLANIMILLSCLISAGNALLRYGFNLSDNWPLELQWYMFAIAVMFGASYTFQRNEHVRVDLIYGNVSERAQHWIDIFGIVVFLLPSCILFTWLSWDSLFLPSWRLLEQSGNSGGLPRYPIKLVVPVGFALLALQGVSELIKRFAALKGLVRIESKYERPVQ; this is encoded by the coding sequence ATGAACTACTTGCTTGGTCTGTCACGACAGATCGACAGGTTGAATCAGCACACGGGCAGGCTTGCAAACATCATGATCCTGCTGTCGTGCCTGATCAGCGCAGGCAACGCCCTACTGCGCTATGGCTTCAACTTGAGCGATAACTGGCCACTCGAACTGCAGTGGTACATGTTTGCGATCGCCGTGATGTTCGGCGCCTCGTACACCTTCCAGCGCAATGAACATGTCCGCGTCGACCTGATCTACGGCAATGTCTCGGAGCGCGCGCAGCACTGGATCGACATCTTCGGCATCGTCGTCTTCCTGCTGCCCTCGTGCATCCTGTTCACGTGGCTGTCCTGGGATTCCCTGTTCCTGCCTTCGTGGCGCCTCCTCGAGCAATCGGGCAATTCCGGCGGCCTGCCGCGTTACCCGATCAAGCTGGTGGTGCCCGTCGGCTTCGCCCTGCTCGCCCTGCAGGGTGTATCTGAACTGATCAAGCGCTTTGCCGCCCTGAAAGGCCTGGTGCGTATCGAATCCAAATACGAGAGGCCGGTGCAATGA